The window atgttcctatttttcctgtAATCTCTGTGGTGAAACTAATATTCtctcctttttatttttcttattatcttgagagggtcttccggaaacagtctctctactcctccgggtagaggtaaggtctgcgtacatactaccctccccagacctcacttgtgagattttactaggttgttgttgttgttgttattgttgttatctttaattaaaatttacATATTATTAACTTGGTACATTGGGATCTAGTAAAAGAATATTTAAATAAGGACAATAAAAACTAATTCCTTCTTAATTATATAAAAAGGATTAAAATAATTCATTACCCCCacccttttctttttattcttataTTTTGGAAGGGCAAGTTTCCTATTATTGTCACGGCGTCCTAAAAAAGTTAGACTTAAAAAGCTACTAGTATAAATTAACTCTAACGAGTACATTCTCTAAGATTAATAAACTGATGCTACAGTTAGATCATATATCTCTCTGCTTCAGTTATTTCAGAACCACCTGATGGTTATTCCAATATTCTaccaaattgaacaaaaattgtgaCTACTTTTTAATTAACACGATACAACAAGGATCAAACGTTCCTATAAGTTTTGTGACCGATAGATGTAATTCAGCGCACTTTTTGCAACAGTGACAAACTTGTTGGTATTACTatattcaaaatcagaaaagtAAAGAAACGCTAGTTCAATAAACAAAACGTAAAATAATTCCGAGCCCATtgaatgcacagtgtgtccttaaggaatttaatctccTCACTGTTGTCCAAGGTATACggattaattcctcccaggatagaacggaataactattctgtgatagtggcacttcaaatcacagaacttcagcgaactcaacaaacggagcaaatcacacttgacacttatatttattaagaaaataatgcaacaatatAAAAAAAGAGGGGAGAAAATTTCAGATCTTTCATCTTTAAAAAATGAGGCcaagcctctaaatttatagacaatgaAATGGTAAGATGAAGAGGTTCAATCCAAGAGGTGCCtcttccatttctcattcacaccCCTTAATAAAAACGCAACAATCctccacatgaatggggaatggacatatgTGGAAAaaaaacatgcatgaaaatactctgtgattcgcaagtaaggattaatcgcatctggataagtaggtttccttttgaacttttcgtagtgaacttatgtcggatatactcagtcaattggtagatttgatatctttgaaccgtcgagctttggtgtatacctagacaaccataagtcacacaatcaatccttagcCGTTtttggttctcacggttgtgttcgtttcagccatgaacaccgcctggttttaTGAGTGcgtagagaatgggcctttactttcattccccttaaAGCGGCTTatacttcacactcacataggtgatttctaaacgtgtaatcttATAGACGCACTATCTGGTCATAtgctgccagacttagcaaatcattaaaaagctttaagctttattgactcatcaataagccttaatgctttaccttaATTTCTCGACATTGTCTTCATCATGAGAAtgagttgagttatttgacaatgttgaaccgtcattcataactttgtttgatctctttgaacctagctcttgggatctccagtctgctaggtagagttaccgccatgatgactttTCCTAGGCCTTAGCCCCATTCTCTTTGATGAtatttcaactgcctctctagatagaacttttgtaagtggatctgacacgttatctcttgactttacgtagtaaatcgtgataacaccactaaagagtagttgtctaacggtattgtgtctccgtcgaatgtgacgagattttccgttatacataacgctctcaACCCTGCCTATTGttgcttgactatcacaatgtacaCAACTAATGTCAATCATATAGCTATTTTTATAATATACGATTGATACATTAAGTGTAGTCAATAATCTGATATGCAATCGAAAGTCGATACGTATTAGTCTACGACATAAGCAATGGTTTATCACATCCCTTCACAAATCAGCCGCATCGACCCTTATTTGATCCAAAAGACTTTCTGTCAATGATTCGTATTTAAATAGCCGCTACTATTCTATCAAACATCAAAGTCACTGCCTTTCATGGCCTCTTTTATTCCTTTGCATCTTTGGCCAAAGAAATTTTGCCTTGTTGGCAAAAATGTAACAACTTCCTAATTGCCAAACCAAAGCGATCAAGATATGTCGTTTTCTTTCTTTGCCGTTTGCAACACATTGACTTCACACACTTTTCTTTCTTCAAGACTAAATCACTTGTATATTCATTCTTGATTAAGTCATATAAGATCAGGCATACTGTTTGAAGTCGGATACAAGAAATAAAATTCTTCTTCGACCATCTGAAACAGTTTCTTCCCTCTCCATAAAAGATTAACGATCACTATTCCACTCTGAATTTTCTTTCCATTAGCCACCGAAAAACATTCTCTTAATAATAGAATGTAAACATGACGTTTCTCCAAGGCATGAAATGTCATGCCGTTATAATCGCGGATGGTTGAATGCACCGTTAAAGAACAATGTCTTCTAGAGATAGAGACAAAGGCCCCAGCCCTTTGGAAGTTGTTCCCACATGGTTATTCGTTATGTTCATAGCATTTGGTGTCACAATTATTCTGTTAGAATAATTAATTGATAACAACTCAAGTCAAACATGACTTGATTACTTTTTATTTCTGATATCTTGTCCATGCACCATTTCACAGATCGAATGTGATTGGAAGCCAGACCTTACGGTGTCGTTGAATAGCTTAAATTCCTTAAAGATTGTTGGTATTACTGTGTCcaaaatcagaaaatcaaaatCAGAGAAGTAAACAAACAGTTAGTTCAATAAATAAAACGTAAAATAATTCTGAGTCCACTGAATGCACGGTGtgttcttaaggaatttaatctaCTCATTGTTGTCTAAGGTATACggattaattcctcccaggatagaacgaaatAACTATTTTGTGATAGCGGCACTTCAAATCATATAACTTCAGCGAACTCAACAAACAGACcaaatcacacttgacacttatatttatttaaaaaataatgcaacaatataataaaaaaaaagggggagAAGATTTGAGATCTTTCATCTTTAAAAGATGAGGCCAAGCCTGAAATGGTGAGACGAAGAAGTGCAATCCAGGAGGTGCCTCTTCCATTTCTCGTTCACACCCCTTAATAAAAACGCAACACTCTAGCTCATTCTCATTCAAGGTAATTGATATGATTAAAATGCAGGGAacgtaaaaaaagaaaagtagacAAAAGTACGTTGAAATTGCATAATGTGTTGTTCAATCAGCACATCCAAGAAAAAATTTCCAATACTGTACAAAGCTCAATGAATCGTTAATATTGACAATGTAAACGAACTTTTCAATGATTATATATGTTTACAGATTGATTTGTACATATTCTTTGAACTAGTTATCGTGCCACTGAATATAAGAATGGTGGAACCCCTTAATAACCTTGGAAAATTGGTGGCGGTGGTGATGCATATAGCGAGCCCAATGATGGAGGAAGAGCAAAATCCTCAAAAGTGGGTGGAGGTGGAGGTAAGGCTACAGGTGGGGGTGGTGAGTGGATGAGTGGATAGGTGGAGGTGGAGAGAATACTGGAGGAGGTGGAGGTGACGCTACCGGCGGTGGTGGTGAAGCCACTAGTGGCGGTGGTGAGTGAACGGGAGGTGGAGGTGACGCTACCGGAGGCGGTGGTGAGTGGACTGGAGGTGGAGGTGAGGCCACTGGTGGCGGTGGTGAGTGAACGGGAGGTGGAGGTGATGCTACAGGAGGCGGTGGTGGTGAGTGGACAGGAGGTGGAGGTGACTCTACCGGAGGCGGTGGTGACGCTACCGGAGGCGGTGGAGATCGAGCTGGAGGTGGTGGTGAAGCCATTGGGGGTGGAGGTGAGGCCAGTGGTAGTGGTAGTGAGTGGACTGGAGGTGGAGGTGATGCCATCGGAGGTGGTGGAGATTGGACTAGAGGTGGTGGTGGTGAGGCTACGGGTGGTGGTGGGGGAGGTGAGGCCACTGGTGGTGGGGGAGATACAACCGGTGGTGGAACAGACACCTTAGGTGGTGGTAATGGGGTAGGTGTAGATACAGGAGATGGCTTTGGTTTTGGACTCGCAGGTTTTGGTGGAGAATTTTTGGGTGTTGAAGGAGTTGTTTCTTTGGGTGGATCCTTTGGACTTTGCCCTTGTGGAGAAAACCCACAATGACCTTTGCTACAATCAACAGGATTGCTCAAAACTGGTAAACATTCCTTCTCCGTCTTTTGATCTGGTTGTTCCTGCAAACAATTTTCTTTACCTTCTATTTCCAGATCATGGGAGCGCGACGGCGTACATTTTTGGTCCAAGCTCTCAAAATAGTTCTTAGAGAATGTCAAATTGGCCAACTTGGGCAAAGTACAAAGGTTCTCTGGAACATTTCCCATGAACTTATTGGATGCAATGTCAAAGACTTCAACTTTCTGCATGTACTTCAAATCCTTTGGTAAGGATCCAACGAACTTGTTTCCGCTAATGTCTAACGTCGTTAGGCTCGTGAGCTTAGTAATTTCTTCAGGTAAACAACCAGAAAGATCATTGTTCGTGAAAACAAGCTCATCTAATGTGTTGCTCATTTTACCAATGCTGCTTGGAATGCAACCAAAGAATTTGTTATTCGCCAATACCACCACTGAAGCATTAGAATTACCCAAGTTTTCAGGGATGGTAGAATGGAATCGGTTATTGTTAAGAAATATGGCATCAAGATTCTTTTCAAATAGTGCAGGGGGCACTAGACCTTCAAAATTATTGAACCTAAGATCAAGATATTTAAGGTTAGGTAATTCCAGCACAACGTCTGGGAATGGCCCCACGAAACGATTGTTGCTGAAATCAATCTCATCTAAAAGCGTAATATTTTTAATGCTCTTAGGAATGATTCCACAAAATCGATTAGAGTTAATGTGGATAAGACTAACATCAGATAAAAGGCCAAGCTCGACGGGGAGGTGTCCAGCTATGTCTGCATGGTTAAGATCAATGCCAGCAACAACAGAGATATTGGGATCATCGAGAGCATTGTCACAAAAGACACCATTATAGGCGCAAACATTAGGACCCTCCCAGTTAGCCGTGAAGTTTGTTGGGTCGGAGTAAATAGCTTTCTTCCATGCCTGAAGAGCAACATAAGCCTTCTTCAACCTGGCATTCGCGAATTTCATGTTAATGGTCATCTGATCATACTCGCCATTGTCAACCAAAAGCTGGCGACGAGCAATGGAAGCAGCCTCAACATCAGTTAATGCAATAGAAGATGAGGAAAGAAAACAGAATGATACAAGGAAGAAGGGAAGaaaaaaacccgaggccataatgCTTGGATTAAGTCCACTTGGGTTAGGCCCAAGGCTGCTTATAGCAatctatcttgcaaaggaaaatGGAGGGTTTTATATGTAGGCAAAGGAAGGAATATTCGTGGTTGATAGGTTATTACTGAAGGTGTTTGAATTTGGAACCATATTTTGCGGAAGCTTGTTTGAGCACCATGAATTTGGAAGGTCAAAATAAACTTAGACACAAATTTAAGGTATTTGTTAAATTTCTTGGAATTAAGAAATGAATGAATAGGGGTAATATTTGATCCATCCTATACCTACTAGCATGGAAAATCACCAATTACACGAGTTCTTTTTACCATCTAAAACAAATGGACATTAATTCATAAACAGGTTTTAATTCGTTATgatagcaattagcaaataattgcCTCATTTTTTCATTAAAGTTTGAAATATTCACAGTGCATTGACTTTACCAACAAAGGATGTCGTGCAACAGATGAGGCTGTTCTTctcttaaccagaggtctcgggttcgagccTGGGTATAAAAAAGTCCTTTGTAGGGAGCGCTTCCCTCCGAATGGGGCCCTACGCGGTgcgaatccggatatagtcgggctccaatgcgAATATCGAACACCGAGCGAGAAACAAAAAAATGTATTGGCTTTTCTACTGGATCTCAGTTTTTCACTAGATTGCTCTACTCCTCTGCCAAAGCTCTAAAAGTGGTGCTTTTATTCTTCCTTTGATAAATCTTCCAGTCTCCTTGACAGATTCCATCTAGATGACAATAAAttcctcaaaaaaaaaaataatctttaTTTATAGTGTCTTGTTAGTTCCTAAACCCACAGTTTAATGACACAAACTACTGATTAAGTGGCTTTCAAGGCATAGTGAAATTTTACCTTCCAATTAAAAGCAAAAATAGATGATGTGAAACATGTGCTCCTTGATCTTAGGAGTAACTAAAGAAAACTATTCAACAATCAGATAGCAGAAACTTAACCACGGACTGCCTAATTCCATTTGGTCTTTTCACTTCAACACAGCGCACTTACCCACCCaaaaccaccaccaccaccaccaccaccatcccaATCTCGCCAGGACAGAGGGACGGACGCAAATGGTTTACCCAGACTTCTATGAAGCAGGCAGAGTCTGATGCAAATGACAGGGCAAGTAGCTCTATTCACATCAGGGAATTTCTAAGTAAACGTAACATTCACCCTGaccattttaaaattttaagtgcACAAAGAAAAATTAGGGTTATGTTAAGCATCACAAAGACTTGAGATCCAGTGGTATTAATCCGACGGGGTTAAATATTAATCCGCCTCAGCACCATGGAGCCAACAGGCCAAATACGTTAACAACTGAAGATAACTCCAAATGGTTACCATTAAGGTGCTTAATCGTCAGACAAGGGCATTAATAGCACATTTGgcgcaaaaatcagcttattttgaaaaatacttttttttaaaagtatttttctcaaaagtatttttggtgaaaaacagattgtgtttggctaattagtttgaaaagcacttctgaacAACAATTaatgtttggtcaagctttaaaaaaattatttctaagtgtatttttctcaaaagtgcttctcaaaaaagtatttttggaaaaaaactaCTTCTTTGTGCTTCTCCAAAACTACTTCTTCTCctcctcaaaagtactttttttctttcaaaaacttgATCAAACAACTCAATTTTTGACCAAATATGATTTTGACCCCAAAaaagcatttttggccaaaaaaaaagtttggccaaacgggctatataACATATCTCGTTTTTAACCGGTAGGAATAGCAAACTGAAAAAAGGGTGAAGTGACATCAGTTTAACACCATCTAGAAAAGACCTCAAAGGACACGTAGAAACTTAACTTTACTGCAATTAAAGTTTCCCAAAACCAAACCATATTTACATTAAAAACAAATAGAAACTCTTCACTAAACAATAAAGTAAACTATTTTATGCTACACTAACAAAAAATGCGCGATAACATCCCACAAATTTAGCCACATTGGCCAAGATAACACCATTCAACTCCACTTCTTGACCTTATTTACTTGGTTCACTAAAGCTCCAAAAGCATGCTTTTTATGGATTCCATGTCAATAATCAAGTGCAGACGAGTACCAAACAGGGTGTGTTCCTTTGGCTCTGAGAAGTCTAGTAAAGGAAGAATCTGGCATTCTAGCCTTCTCCTCTTCTTCAAGCTCTTCTCTTGTCTTTGGTAATCCATCAGGGACAGGGCAAGGTCTTGCCACTTTGTCCTCAAGATTCACAATCTTGGCTGATTCTTTGCTTGCTCGTTTTGCTTTGTGCATGTCTGAAACTCCATGTAAACAGCCAATGAGAGTTTTTACTCCCCCTGCTTGAAGTATTAGCCTCTCTACCTCCTCCTTAGGTGCTTCTTTCTGGAAAGAATCAAAACAAAAAACGTGTGAAGatacaatacaatatatatatatatatatatatatatatatatcttaaaatgatgaaaaaattTGGCCAATTGTTCTATCTGGGTTTACAAAAGGCTCAAGTAATTGGCTTGATGGATATCTCTAACGGAAATCATGAGTGTATCCGTATTATGGGGCTGCTTTCACTCATATGATCAGTATTTGGTACAGCTTCAGAATCCTATTTGGAAGTAATTGTTTGCTTACTTTATCTGGTAGTCATGTACACACaacacaacaacttcaactcCAACCGAGTTAGAGTCAGATTAAATAAATCCTCACTGCCCATGTTACTTCATATAAGCTTGTCTCAAtccaatattatacaaaataaaaagtCGTACTACATAGTACCCTTCCTCAATGACGCCAGGCTCGCACTAGCCTGACTAACCCAGAAGGCACGGCCAAGTCCACATATGCACACAATGCCATATAAATTTGTCAGGTCCCATTCGACCAAAGCCTAAATAAGCAGCTAAAACAATCTCCACAATCCTCCCAAGAATGGTATTCCTTACAAACACTCCACAATTAATACAAagcaaatctcatttttattaccCCCTAAGAACCAACTCCCTAGACAGGAATTACGTAATCTGTAGAAACAAAAGCCTACTATCAGACAACACATAGTGTACAGTAGCAAGACTCCATCAAATAAAAAGGTTACAACATTATATTTCAAGAACCTATAACAGTGTGCTGATTGAGAACTTACTTCAAGATCTTTGAGTTCAAAATAAGCCTGCCAGCAGCTATAGGAATCATCCCCTTCTAGAACAGAACAATAATCTGCACATTACCATACACAAGTACTCCGTTAGTAATTGAACAAGCAGATAATATTTACTCCAGACAAACAAGTCTAGTTACTAGATCcccaattttaatttttatttttattttaggagTAATTCTTTTTTAAAGTATACTTGAggattcaaaaattagtacataCAAATAGTATAAACATTAACAATCAAAACAGcttgaaatataattaaaaagctATTTAAccccaaataataataacaacagtACATAAAGAAAGTTCGCTACATCTTATAGTAAAAGATTTCCTTTCAAGCGGTACCGAAAAGTATGGTCTAGTGGTCAATAACGTGGGTTGAGAACCTGAGGTATCAGGGTTCAAATCCTAATAGAGACAAAGACGCTAGTGATTTCTTCCTTTCCGTCTAAatcttggtggatagagttacatGATATCCTGCCGTGCGTGCAAGCTGACCCCGAAAAGAAAAACTACCCAAGAGCATGACATGGAGCTGGAATGAAACATGCAGGGTTCAGATCTAAGCAGAAGTTAAAAACCTAGGTAATTTCTTAAATCTGTTATAGGCTCTACTcgttaaaaaaaaaacaatgaattAGTGAAAGTGCGTGTAAGCTGGCTCGTATATTATCTTCTAAAAAGAAAACGAGAAATTTCCCTGGAACCACTATTTTTATATAAAgcaattctttatttttttcatcaACCATTCAGGAAAGAGAAATTTTGAAGAATTTGTTATAACATTAAACGAGTGAGCAATCTAATCAATAACTTACAAGCAAAGGAAACGTAAAATCAAGAAAATACAGGTACGTGAAATTAAGATCTGGACAATACCTGCAAGTTCGTTTTCGGATTTTTCGATCAAAGGAGGGTCTTTTACGACTCTATCGAACTTAGTTCTGCTAAAAGGCTCCAGCTTTGGTATATAAGCATGGCTCCTTGAACAACAACGTATTGTCGACGAATTAATTACATCAAATCTTGAAGAAGATGATCTTTTCGAAGAATATTGAAGCTCATTAGCTCCAACAAGAGAAGAAGATAATGAATTTAAAGTCACTGCTTGTAAAACCATTGCTATATTCAGACCCTAGATAAAGAAGATATCATCAAAATGCTTAATAATTGCTGAAGAAATTTAAGGATATAAATAGAGGATGAGTTTTAGATATAAAGAGAAAGAATGAGTCAGAAGGAATTGGGAATGGATAAGGATGAGATATTTTTTTAATACTTTTCCACTAGAAGAGAGATAATATTACTTGTTGGTGTTGATTAGATTT of the Nicotiana tabacum cultivar K326 chromosome 7, ASM71507v2, whole genome shotgun sequence genome contains:
- the LOC107819469 gene encoding CCG-binding protein 1 → MVLQAVTLNSLSSSLVGANELQYSSKRSSSSRFDVINSSTIRCCSRSHAYIPKLEPFSRTKFDRVVKDPPLIEKSENELADYCSVLEGDDSYSCWQAYFELKDLEKEAPKEEVERLILQAGGVKTLIGCLHGVSDMHKAKRASKESAKIVNLEDKVARPCPVPDGLPKTREELEEEEKARMPDSSFTRLLRAKGTHPVWYSSALDY